In Paenibacillus phoenicis, one genomic interval encodes:
- a CDS encoding GerMN domain-containing protein, with translation MNRRRRSILGILVLLLALSSGCGQKPQAAPNNGAGNAEANQGSVQVPDEATPQNSDSTQGADETNAPQQMTESIEVYFTDDQMLELSKESREISYPAKQDKYLAALKALQAPSNASQFSLWGKAEFHSADFKEGTVTVDLTLPDEARLGAGGEALALDALKNTLFQFDEVQAIDVLVDGSPVDTLMGHVELTHPLVRN, from the coding sequence GTGAACAGAAGAAGAAGAAGCATCCTTGGAATCCTGGTACTTCTGCTCGCCTTGAGCAGCGGCTGCGGGCAGAAACCGCAGGCCGCTCCGAATAACGGAGCGGGGAATGCCGAGGCCAACCAAGGAAGTGTGCAAGTACCAGACGAGGCTACGCCGCAAAATTCCGATTCGACGCAAGGAGCGGACGAAACGAATGCACCGCAGCAGATGACGGAGAGCATCGAGGTTTATTTTACCGATGATCAGATGCTGGAGCTAAGCAAAGAGAGCCGCGAGATCTCTTATCCAGCGAAGCAAGATAAATATTTGGCAGCCCTCAAAGCGCTGCAAGCTCCTAGCAATGCGAGCCAGTTCTCCCTATGGGGCAAAGCGGAGTTTCATTCCGCCGATTTCAAGGAAGGAACGGTAACCGTTGATTTGACGCTGCCGGATGAAGCGCGCCTTGGAGCAGGCGGGGAAGCGCTGGCGCTTGATGCGCTGAAGAACACTTTGTTCCAATTCGACGAGGTGCAAGCGATCGATGTGCTGGTTGATGGCTCTCCCGTGGATACTTTGATGGGTCATGTCGAACTGACGCATCCATTAGTAAGAAATTAA
- a CDS encoding S-layer homology domain-containing protein, whose amino-acid sequence MASYKRTFQRSTRKAVSAMLVTAMCLGGTTAAFAEETPAVTTSQSVASVSLFSDVPNGFWAEKHIYKLAAEGILLGDAGKFRPGDNVTQQEAITMAIRFMNLDSQLGNGAGAPADLKVGNYFKPYLELALSKNLIDKNEELASTKEGEAWGEKKASREWVAKLLVRALGKDAEAKASATLPTGFADQTSISANARGYVNVAVQLKLTNGVEGNRFDPLGKVTRAQIATFFSRGSEYVNPGYANVYEGIVTELTDSKLTLYTNGQLKSFTLDNRSVYFTKDSETRTTQSALKLYTKVLAVDKVGSAAYVEVTDPNQQLERSEGTLLRVLGNNQLLLLVNNNPLTLTYDSNTTFVDQYGNSIKVSDLTPESTVVVQRETFTSDKKPVIIQLQSVGNVSGSGTVSKIDLTGKNITIKLANGNEETFKFNDKTILLYQNQVLNQMGEVNEGASVTFEVKDGVLASLVVTQATERTVTGTLLDLVGDTLLSYTNAGGRDEIKRLAKNVTVEINGIADASLDDLITDEKGGDKVELTLNPDDEVTKIVVTGRQSEKLESATVINYDTKTKALTVLDASEKPYVFVIDEKTKYSYNTTSPTLSGLEALLSKGRKVDLTVVGSRAVNVDVTYKYEGTYVSANTSSKKITILQNNGKTVEIPYQGTTPTISIYGKANASLADLKAGDAVTAMLTANQDALQTLAVKSSIQFEVVSVNTANSRIRATANGVTSEFYVDQAVLLGENGGAIKVSDLKAGQTINVTFNGQTAISLQVVKLTLGKVQSVDGSTLLVKSFAGNVETYSLASGVKVQRGTEVSTSVTSLTTSDHVEVRKDTNGAVVVKVLTPQERKFSRYDGVSKEIIVLRSSTSDNNYRFAVTADTYIHQGDTTISVQSLQINDKIVLYFNGDKLVEVEKQ is encoded by the coding sequence ATGGCATCCTATAAACGCACGTTTCAACGCAGTACCCGGAAAGCGGTCTCCGCGATGCTGGTCACGGCCATGTGCTTGGGCGGGACGACGGCGGCATTCGCCGAGGAAACGCCGGCTGTAACCACCTCGCAAAGCGTTGCGTCGGTATCCTTGTTTAGCGACGTACCGAACGGTTTTTGGGCGGAGAAACATATATACAAATTAGCAGCTGAAGGCATTCTGCTAGGCGATGCCGGCAAGTTCCGTCCGGGCGACAACGTCACCCAGCAGGAAGCGATTACGATGGCGATCCGGTTCATGAACCTGGATTCGCAACTGGGCAACGGTGCCGGAGCTCCGGCAGATCTGAAAGTTGGCAATTATTTTAAACCTTATTTGGAGCTGGCACTGTCGAAAAATTTGATTGACAAAAACGAAGAGCTCGCATCCACGAAGGAAGGCGAAGCTTGGGGTGAGAAGAAGGCTTCCCGGGAATGGGTGGCCAAGCTACTCGTTCGCGCCTTGGGTAAAGACGCGGAAGCGAAAGCCTCCGCAACGCTGCCAACCGGCTTTGCCGACCAAACCAGCATCTCCGCGAACGCGCGAGGATACGTTAATGTTGCGGTTCAACTGAAGCTGACCAACGGGGTGGAGGGCAACCGGTTCGATCCACTGGGCAAAGTCACGCGAGCCCAAATCGCAACCTTCTTTAGCCGCGGCAGTGAATACGTAAACCCGGGCTATGCCAACGTCTACGAGGGGATTGTTACCGAGCTTACGGACAGCAAGCTGACGTTGTATACGAACGGACAGCTGAAGAGCTTTACGTTGGATAACCGTTCGGTCTATTTCACGAAGGATTCCGAAACGAGAACAACGCAAAGCGCCTTGAAGCTGTATACGAAAGTGCTGGCCGTGGATAAGGTGGGCTCAGCCGCATATGTAGAAGTAACCGATCCGAACCAGCAGTTGGAGCGCTCGGAAGGAACGTTGCTGCGTGTCCTCGGGAATAACCAGTTGCTATTATTGGTCAATAACAATCCGTTGACGTTGACCTATGACAGCAATACCACTTTTGTGGATCAGTACGGGAACTCCATTAAAGTCAGCGACTTAACGCCGGAGAGCACGGTAGTTGTTCAACGTGAGACATTTACGTCTGACAAGAAGCCGGTGATCATTCAACTGCAATCTGTAGGGAATGTATCCGGCAGCGGTACGGTTTCGAAAATTGATCTTACGGGTAAGAACATTACGATCAAACTTGCTAACGGCAATGAAGAAACGTTCAAATTCAACGATAAGACGATTTTGCTCTACCAAAATCAAGTTCTGAATCAGATGGGCGAAGTGAACGAAGGGGCATCGGTTACGTTTGAAGTGAAGGACGGCGTGCTGGCCTCCTTGGTTGTGACCCAAGCGACAGAACGAACGGTGACCGGGACCTTGCTGGATCTCGTTGGCGATACGTTGCTGAGCTATACGAATGCAGGCGGACGTGACGAAATCAAGCGGCTGGCGAAGAACGTGACTGTGGAAATCAACGGGATCGCTGATGCAAGCCTGGACGATCTGATCACCGACGAAAAGGGCGGGGACAAGGTCGAATTGACACTGAATCCTGACGACGAAGTGACGAAGATCGTAGTTACGGGGCGTCAATCCGAGAAATTGGAGAGCGCAACGGTGATCAACTACGATACGAAAACCAAGGCGCTTACTGTCTTGGATGCGTCGGAGAAACCGTATGTGTTCGTGATCGATGAGAAGACGAAATACAGCTACAACACAACCTCGCCAACGTTGTCCGGTCTGGAGGCTCTGCTGTCCAAAGGGCGCAAGGTTGATCTGACGGTTGTAGGTTCTCGCGCAGTTAATGTGGATGTGACCTACAAGTACGAAGGCACTTATGTATCGGCCAATACCTCATCGAAGAAAATTACGATTTTGCAGAACAATGGCAAAACCGTAGAAATTCCTTATCAAGGAACAACGCCGACGATCAGCATTTATGGTAAAGCGAACGCCTCGCTGGCCGATCTCAAAGCCGGGGATGCGGTTACCGCGATGCTGACGGCGAATCAGGACGCGTTGCAAACGTTGGCGGTGAAGAGCTCCATCCAGTTTGAAGTCGTTTCGGTAAATACGGCAAACAGCCGCATTCGGGCGACGGCGAACGGTGTGACCTCCGAGTTCTATGTGGATCAAGCTGTACTGCTTGGCGAAAATGGCGGGGCGATTAAAGTCAGCGATTTGAAGGCGGGCCAAACAATTAACGTTACGTTTAACGGCCAAACGGCGATCTCGCTGCAAGTCGTGAAGCTGACGTTAGGGAAGGTTCAAAGCGTTGATGGTTCGACCTTGCTGGTAAAATCTTTTGCCGGGAACGTGGAAACCTATTCCTTAGCGAGCGGCGTGAAGGTTCAACGTGGAACGGAAGTCAGCACAAGTGTGACATCGCTAACGACCAGTGATCATGTTGAGGTTCGCAAAGATACAAACGGAGCGGTTGTCGTTAAGGTGCTGACGCCGCAAGAACGCAAATTCTCCCGTTACGACGGGGTAAGCAAGGAAATTATCGTCTTGCGGTCCTCCACGTCTGACAACAATTATCGCTTTGCGGTAACAGCGGATACGTATATTCACCAAGGTGACACGACAATATCCGTGCAATCCCTCCAGATTAATGATAAAATTGTTTTGTATTTCAACGGAGACAAGCTGGTTGAAGTCGAAAAGCAATAA
- the modB gene encoding molybdate ABC transporter permease subunit — MRTFEISTSFWEPITLSLQVSIAATAIAFVVGLLVAWRMSAASFYGKTLVETVFLLPLVLPPSVVGFILLVVLGKNSWIGQAADRLFNISFVFQPLGAIVAAAVVSFPLIYQTLKSGFLEVDKHLKDAARSQGAGEWQVLIYIVLPLASRSLQAAFILGFARALGEFGATMMIAGNIPGRTQTIPTAIYFAVDAGNLQLAWALTGCTILLSFGLLLISSRLRND, encoded by the coding sequence ATGCGTACATTTGAAATCTCGACTTCGTTCTGGGAGCCGATCACGTTATCACTGCAAGTGTCCATCGCCGCCACTGCCATCGCTTTTGTGGTAGGGTTACTGGTGGCATGGCGCATGTCCGCGGCCTCCTTCTACGGGAAAACGCTGGTGGAAACCGTCTTTCTCCTTCCGCTCGTTCTGCCGCCAAGCGTGGTAGGGTTTATTTTACTGGTGGTGTTGGGAAAAAATAGCTGGATCGGACAGGCAGCGGACCGCCTGTTCAACATCAGCTTTGTGTTTCAGCCGCTTGGCGCGATCGTCGCTGCGGCCGTCGTCAGCTTCCCGCTGATTTATCAAACGCTGAAGTCCGGCTTCCTTGAAGTGGATAAACATTTGAAAGACGCCGCCCGTTCCCAGGGAGCCGGAGAATGGCAGGTGCTTATCTATATCGTGCTGCCGCTCGCCTCTCGTTCGCTGCAGGCGGCATTTATTCTCGGATTTGCCCGTGCGCTGGGGGAATTCGGGGCAACGATGATGATCGCCGGCAACATCCCCGGCCGAACGCAAACGATTCCGACGGCAATTTATTTTGCCGTTGACGCCGGAAACCTGCAGCTGGCCTGGGCGTTAACAGGCTGCACGATCCTGCTCTCCTTCGGACTACTGCTGATCTCCTCGCGCCTAAGAAACGATTGA
- the modA gene encoding molybdate ABC transporter substrate-binding protein, whose protein sequence is MQKFLKLPFLAAFAAIILLLSAGCSDPSASSSNTSSVSADSSNAANSSSTTAENPSEPAEQVELLISAAASLTESLDELKGVYEAEHSQVKLTFNYAASGTLQQQIEQGAPADLFLSAGTKQMDALVDKGLIDDQLKTNLLTNDLVLVVPKDGSAEVQSMEDLSKLGDIAIGTPESVPAGKYAQQALTYHKLWEPLQSHLVLTKDVKQVLSYVETGNVDAGFVYKTDAALSDKVKVALTAEAESHDPIEYPIGVLKDSAHRNEAKAFYEFLKSDQAQQVFVKYGFTPAE, encoded by the coding sequence ATGCAAAAGTTTTTGAAATTGCCCTTTTTGGCCGCATTCGCAGCCATTATTCTACTCCTATCCGCGGGATGCAGCGATCCATCTGCTTCTTCCAGCAACACATCTTCGGTAAGCGCCGATAGCAGCAACGCGGCAAACTCTTCGTCCACAACAGCTGAGAATCCATCTGAACCGGCTGAGCAAGTTGAGCTGCTCATCTCTGCCGCCGCCAGCTTAACCGAAAGCTTGGATGAACTCAAGGGCGTATATGAAGCCGAGCACAGCCAAGTGAAGCTCACTTTTAACTATGCCGCTTCCGGTACGCTTCAGCAGCAAATTGAACAGGGCGCGCCGGCCGACTTGTTCCTCTCCGCTGGAACCAAGCAGATGGATGCCTTGGTCGACAAAGGTCTCATTGACGATCAACTTAAGACCAATTTGCTGACCAATGATCTGGTACTGGTTGTTCCCAAGGACGGTTCCGCAGAGGTCCAAAGCATGGAAGATTTAAGCAAGCTCGGCGATATCGCCATTGGCACCCCTGAATCGGTCCCGGCCGGAAAATACGCGCAGCAAGCTCTTACCTACCATAAGCTTTGGGAGCCGCTGCAATCCCATCTAGTGCTGACGAAGGACGTCAAGCAGGTGTTGTCTTATGTAGAAACCGGCAATGTCGACGCCGGATTCGTGTACAAAACCGATGCAGCCCTTTCGGACAAGGTGAAGGTGGCCTTGACCGCAGAAGCCGAAAGCCATGACCCGATTGAATATCCAATCGGAGTGCTCAAGGACAGCGCTCATCGCAACGAAGCTAAAGCTTTCTACGAATTTTTAAAAAGCGACCAAGCCCAGCAGGTGTTCGTCAAATACGGGTTCACCCCGGCGGAGTAA
- a CDS encoding GerMN domain-containing protein → MKRKVAVLLALVAMLGVAAGCGNKPAASPPENEHLRETALSSGAQQSETQMQEVQGPVNGTGESGDPQAGAQQTGAEKLTIQVYFTDDEMMELKQTPREIEFTADHSKYESAFEALQTADDSLFSLWEKVVLNTVKFVPENGLLTIDIHLPDEARLGAGGESLAIEALKNTMFQFDEVQQIELTVDGQQVESLMGHVDLEHPMTR, encoded by the coding sequence ATGAAAAGAAAAGTGGCGGTATTGCTGGCTTTGGTGGCTATGCTGGGGGTTGCCGCAGGGTGCGGAAACAAGCCGGCGGCTTCACCTCCGGAGAATGAGCATCTAAGGGAAACCGCCCTAAGCAGCGGGGCGCAGCAAAGTGAAACACAGATGCAAGAGGTGCAAGGGCCGGTCAACGGTACCGGCGAATCGGGGGATCCCCAAGCTGGTGCGCAACAAACGGGGGCGGAGAAGCTGACCATTCAGGTTTATTTTACAGATGATGAAATGATGGAGCTGAAGCAGACGCCGCGTGAGATTGAATTTACAGCGGACCATAGCAAATACGAAAGCGCCTTTGAGGCGCTGCAAACGGCAGATGACAGTCTGTTCTCCCTATGGGAGAAGGTGGTCCTGAATACGGTGAAGTTCGTACCGGAGAATGGGCTACTAACGATTGATATTCACTTGCCGGACGAAGCGCGCCTTGGTGCGGGTGGGGAGTCGCTGGCTATCGAAGCGCTGAAGAACACGATGTTCCAGTTTGATGAAGTTCAGCAAATCGAGTTGACGGTGGATGGTCAGCAAGTCGAATCGCTGATGGGCCATGTCGATCTGGAACATCCGATGACCCGGTAA
- a CDS encoding N-acetylmuramoyl-L-alanine amidase family protein, with product MKKKSLVTLMFAWLLLFVMAQTGHAASGITSIYLDGKALALPENGQVQNVNGNVMIPIRVVAEELGFDVNYEKKTRTVTIKQSGTTLILVINQTTASVNGSEVKLPVAPKLAQDTTLVPMRFVGEQMGLQVAWDNTAKAAYLTTPSSGSGSGNTGNAGSGNNTGNGNGTDGQQPGTVVPPADTSNLAKVTGIAFDNNSLMIAVDKNVTPNIFTMSGPERLVIDLPQAQFAEALAGGAPLDASKSGSIEVTEYPDVSKVRYALFSNNPSTVRIVLDLNHKVNYQLVNENDGLIFVNLNSESSQGGGTSGGSGKKTVVLDAGHGGSDPGAISVTKKKEKDFNLAVVLKVKELLKNDPNINLVLTRESDTYPTLSDRVKIAENVKADIFISVHANSGSASASGVETYYTRAASLDLAKVMHKHLVQASGLADRKVRTQSLHVTRETTMPAVLLECGYLSNKNDDALLATDEYRSRVAQGIVDGIKEYLGLQ from the coding sequence ATGAAGAAAAAAAGTTTGGTGACGCTCATGTTCGCCTGGTTGCTTCTCTTCGTAATGGCGCAAACAGGACATGCTGCGTCCGGCATTACGAGTATTTATCTGGATGGGAAAGCACTCGCTTTGCCCGAAAATGGACAAGTCCAAAATGTGAATGGAAATGTGATGATTCCAATTCGTGTCGTCGCGGAGGAGCTAGGTTTTGACGTCAACTATGAGAAGAAGACGCGCACGGTAACCATAAAGCAATCCGGTACAACGCTTATTCTCGTCATTAATCAAACAACCGCTTCCGTCAATGGAAGCGAGGTCAAACTGCCCGTCGCGCCGAAGCTTGCCCAAGATACTACGCTCGTACCTATGCGGTTTGTCGGAGAGCAAATGGGGCTGCAAGTGGCTTGGGATAACACAGCTAAGGCTGCCTATTTGACGACGCCAAGCTCTGGCAGTGGAAGCGGAAATACCGGCAATGCCGGGTCTGGCAACAACACCGGGAACGGCAACGGAACCGATGGGCAGCAGCCGGGAACGGTTGTACCTCCGGCAGATACCAGCAATTTGGCGAAAGTGACCGGAATCGCGTTTGATAACAACAGCCTGATGATTGCGGTCGATAAGAATGTGACGCCTAATATTTTTACGATGAGCGGCCCGGAACGGCTCGTGATCGATCTGCCGCAAGCTCAATTTGCCGAAGCGTTGGCTGGAGGCGCGCCGCTGGATGCCAGCAAGAGCGGGTCCATTGAGGTAACGGAATACCCTGATGTTTCCAAGGTCAGATATGCGTTGTTCAGCAACAATCCCTCGACGGTTCGGATCGTATTGGATTTGAATCACAAGGTGAATTACCAGCTGGTCAATGAGAATGACGGCTTAATTTTTGTGAATTTGAACTCGGAATCAAGTCAGGGCGGAGGAACCTCTGGCGGCAGCGGGAAGAAGACGGTCGTGCTGGATGCCGGTCACGGGGGAAGCGACCCGGGCGCCATCAGTGTGACGAAGAAGAAGGAAAAAGACTTTAACCTGGCGGTCGTTCTGAAGGTGAAGGAGCTGCTGAAAAACGATCCGAACATCAATCTAGTGTTGACGCGCGAAAGCGATACGTATCCGACGTTGTCTGACCGGGTGAAGATTGCCGAGAACGTAAAAGCAGACATCTTTATCTCCGTACATGCGAATTCCGGCTCTGCTTCGGCCAGCGGCGTGGAGACCTATTATACGCGGGCAGCCAGCCTGGATCTGGCGAAGGTCATGCATAAGCATCTGGTTCAAGCTTCCGGCTTGGCCGATCGCAAAGTCCGTACGCAAAGCCTGCACGTGACCCGGGAAACTACGATGCCGGCCGTGCTGCTGGAATGCGGGTACTTAAGTAACAAAAACGATGATGCACTGTTGGCAACCGATGAGTACCGGAGCAGAGTTGCCCAGGGTATCGTTGACGGCATTAAAGAATATCTCGGCCTTCAGTGA
- the nth gene encoding endonuclease III yields MNAADVRHILDTIGAMFPDARCELNHENAFELTIAVLLSAQCTDATVNKVTADLFKKYKTPEDYVSVPLEELEQDIRKIGLYRSKAKHIQSLCRILLERYGGEVPREHEKLVELPGVGRKTANVVVSNAFGVPAIAVDTHVERVSKRLGLAGWNDSVLEVEKKLMKRVPKEEWTLTHHRLIFFGRYHCKAQAPKCDVCPLLDVCREGKKRMKTPQNRKPKKNAAK; encoded by the coding sequence ATGAACGCGGCTGATGTCCGCCATATTTTAGACACCATCGGTGCCATGTTTCCGGATGCGCGCTGTGAGTTGAACCACGAGAATGCCTTTGAGCTTACGATTGCCGTCCTCCTGTCCGCGCAGTGCACCGACGCTACGGTAAATAAAGTTACGGCTGATTTATTTAAGAAGTATAAAACGCCGGAGGATTACGTATCGGTTCCGCTGGAGGAACTGGAACAGGATATCCGCAAAATTGGCTTGTATCGCAGCAAAGCCAAGCATATTCAAAGTTTGTGCAGAATCTTGCTGGAACGGTACGGCGGAGAGGTGCCGAGAGAACATGAGAAGCTGGTTGAGCTGCCCGGTGTTGGGCGTAAGACGGCAAACGTTGTCGTATCCAATGCCTTTGGCGTTCCGGCGATCGCCGTTGACACGCATGTGGAGCGCGTCAGCAAACGGTTAGGTTTGGCCGGGTGGAACGATTCCGTTCTCGAGGTGGAAAAGAAGCTGATGAAGCGGGTGCCTAAAGAGGAATGGACATTAACGCATCATCGCTTGATCTTTTTCGGAAGGTATCACTGCAAGGCGCAAGCCCCCAAATGTGATGTCTGCCCGCTGCTTGACGTTTGCCGGGAGGGCAAAAAACGTATGAAAACGCCGCAAAACAGAAAACCTAAGAAAAATGCGGCAAAATAA
- a CDS encoding N-acetylmuramoyl-L-alanine amidase family protein → MKKLGLLMFMLVGLLVFPGLANNAYAASAESSGTHIVLDGQELEQPAGAQAGIVRGNVMVPLRVVAEGLGYQVAWEKKSGTITITQEGTELKLTLGQDTAYVDGQLVKLSNAPFLQGDSTLVPLRFVGEQMGMKVSWDNATKSAYLTSPAGGSAAGVVPGTASQAPGSETPNSVPGGQPIAGDDDTYDPGASTGNQAESPIALIQGISFSENRLMFAVSGSVTPNVFKMSGPERLVIDIPNADFAPTFGDVHPLDSGRNGQFAVSDYPDVSQIRYSLFSKSPSTVRIVIDLNRSVEFTVTNLDDGLVTVDLTAAAGVPNTSTGGSGRPLVVIDAGHGGSQPGAISVTKKQEKEFTLAVALKVEALLQQEAGLEVILTRTTDVTMSLQDRVKVANDRGASVFVSIHGNSIDPPSNPSGSETYYTRDESIPLANVMHRHLVKATGLADRGVRKSSLHVTRETKMPAVLLEVGYLSNKIDAGLMYTEEFQQRVAEGIVAGIKEYLGL, encoded by the coding sequence ATGAAGAAACTCGGCTTATTGATGTTTATGTTGGTTGGTTTGCTCGTGTTTCCGGGATTGGCGAACAACGCCTACGCCGCCTCGGCGGAGTCATCCGGGACACATATCGTGTTGGACGGCCAGGAGCTTGAGCAGCCTGCCGGTGCCCAAGCGGGGATCGTGAGGGGCAACGTGATGGTGCCGCTGCGCGTCGTTGCCGAAGGTTTGGGTTATCAAGTCGCTTGGGAGAAGAAGAGCGGCACGATTACGATCACGCAGGAGGGCACCGAGCTCAAGCTCACGCTGGGTCAGGACACCGCTTATGTTGACGGTCAGTTGGTCAAGCTGAGTAATGCTCCTTTTCTGCAGGGAGACTCAACGCTTGTTCCGCTACGTTTCGTTGGTGAACAGATGGGCATGAAGGTCAGCTGGGATAATGCCACGAAATCCGCTTACTTAACCAGTCCTGCGGGAGGTTCCGCCGCCGGTGTTGTTCCGGGTACGGCCAGCCAAGCCCCAGGGTCGGAGACTCCGAACTCTGTTCCGGGAGGGCAGCCAATAGCGGGGGATGACGATACATACGACCCGGGAGCTTCAACCGGGAACCAAGCTGAGAGCCCTATCGCGTTGATCCAAGGCATCAGCTTTAGCGAAAATCGTTTGATGTTTGCTGTTTCCGGCAGCGTCACCCCGAACGTATTTAAAATGAGCGGTCCCGAACGTCTCGTCATAGATATTCCCAACGCCGACTTTGCTCCGACATTCGGGGACGTTCATCCTTTGGACTCAGGCCGGAATGGTCAATTTGCCGTCAGCGATTATCCGGACGTCTCCCAGATCCGCTATTCGCTGTTTAGCAAATCGCCGTCAACTGTTCGGATTGTAATCGATTTGAACCGGAGCGTTGAGTTTACGGTCACGAACCTCGACGATGGCCTTGTAACCGTCGACTTGACAGCAGCCGCAGGCGTACCGAATACCAGCACGGGCGGAAGCGGCCGACCGCTGGTTGTGATCGATGCGGGGCATGGCGGGAGCCAGCCTGGGGCAATCAGCGTCACCAAGAAACAGGAGAAGGAGTTTACGCTGGCTGTGGCGCTGAAAGTCGAGGCGCTGCTGCAGCAGGAAGCCGGGTTGGAGGTGATCCTGACCCGTACGACGGACGTCACCATGTCGCTCCAAGACCGGGTTAAGGTGGCCAACGATCGCGGGGCTTCGGTGTTCGTATCGATCCATGGAAACAGCATCGATCCTCCAAGCAACCCCAGCGGTTCAGAAACGTATTACACCCGGGACGAGAGCATTCCGCTCGCCAATGTCATGCACCGGCATTTGGTGAAGGCAACGGGCTTGGCGGATCGCGGCGTCAGAAAGAGCAGCCTGCATGTCACACGGGAAACGAAGATGCCGGCCGTGCTGCTTGAGGTGGGGTATCTCAGCAATAAGATCGATGCCGGATTAATGTACACGGAGGAATTTCAGCAGCGTGTTGCAGAAGGTATTGTCGCGGGTATTAAAGAATATCTGGGCTTATAA
- the leuD gene encoding 3-isopropylmalate dehydratase small subunit has protein sequence MEAFVKHTGIVGPVDRVNVDTDAIIPKQFLKRIERSGFGQFLFYEWRFDTEGNPNPEFELNKPRYAGASILISRVNFGCGSSREHAPWAILDYGFRCVIAPSFADIFYNNCFKNGILPIKLSEEQVEELFQRTAAHEGYKLTVDLEQKTITDEYGLNISFDLDEHRRQFLLQGLDDIGLTLQHEDLIAAYEKKKFAHLA, from the coding sequence ATGGAAGCATTTGTGAAACATACTGGAATCGTAGGTCCCGTGGACCGTGTTAACGTAGATACCGATGCAATTATACCTAAGCAATTTCTGAAACGGATTGAGCGTTCTGGATTTGGCCAGTTTCTGTTCTATGAATGGCGGTTTGACACAGAAGGGAACCCCAATCCGGAGTTCGAATTAAATAAACCGCGGTACGCGGGTGCGTCCATTCTGATTTCACGCGTCAACTTCGGTTGCGGCTCCTCGCGGGAGCATGCGCCGTGGGCCATTTTGGATTATGGATTCCGTTGCGTGATTGCACCGTCTTTTGCGGATATTTTCTATAACAACTGCTTTAAGAACGGTATCCTGCCGATTAAGCTGTCGGAAGAACAAGTGGAGGAGCTGTTCCAACGCACGGCAGCCCATGAGGGATATAAACTGACGGTGGATCTGGAGCAAAAAACGATCACCGACGAGTACGGCTTGAACATCAGTTTTGATCTGGATGAGCACCGCCGCCAGTTTTTGCTGCAAGGCTTGGACGATATCGGCTTGACGCTCCAGCACGAAGATTTGATTGCGGCATACGAGAAGAAGAAATTTGCGCATTTGGCTTAA